CCGCGCGCAGGAGGACGAACGGGGAGCctcgggcgacgacgacgacgagggcaCGGAGCAGATCAAGTACCCGTTCTTCACCGAGGGGACCAACCAACTGCTCCAGGCGCGCATTGACATCGCCATGTACTCACTGCCCCGCGCCAAGGCCAGGGTCGAGAGGGCCAAGCGACGCCTCGCCGACCTCGACGAGGACCCCGAGGCAGAGGCCGCCCTTGTTGTGAAGCAGGCGGCGGACTTCGCGCTTGAGCGCAGCGAGATTGGAGACGACCGCCCGCTCACCGGCTGCTCCTTCTCCCGGGATGCCTCGATGCTCGCCACAAGTTCCTGGAGTGGGATCGTCAAAGTGTGGAGCATGCCACAGATAGCCAAGATTGCAACCCTGAAAGGCCATACAGAACGTGCAACTGATGTTGCCTTCTCCCCAGTCGACAACTGCTTAGCGACAGCCTCAGCTGATAAAACTGCCAAATTGTGGAACAGCGATGGCTCACTTCTGATGTCTTTTGATGGTCACCTGGATCGTCTTGCTCGCCTTGCTTTTCATCCATCTGGAAAGTACCTTGGTACAGCTAGCTTTGACAAGACCTGGAGATTGTGGGACATCAACACTGGAACTGAACTTCTACTCCAGGAGGGACATAGCAGAAGTGTATATGGTGTCAGCTTTCACCCAGACGGTTCTTTAGCTGCATCTTGTGGGTTTGATGCGAGTGCTCGAGTTTGGGATTTAAGGTCAGGAAGATTGTACTGTACCCTCATTGGAAATGTGAAACCTGTCCTAGGAGTCGGCTTCTCCCCTAATGGTCATCTGGTTGCAACCACAAGTGAAGACAATTTCTGTCGAATATGGGATTTGAGGACCAGACAAATGTTATATTCTATACCAGCACATAAGAGTCTCATCTCGCATGTGAAATTCGAACCCCAGGAGGGTTATTATTTAGCAACATCTTCCTATGACACTAAAGCAGCGCTATGGTCAACTCGGGATTACAAACCAATTAAAAGCTTGTCAGGCCATGAGTCAAACGTTACTAGTCTGGATATTAGTGGAGATGGACAACAGATTGTGACTGTTTCACTTGATAGAACGATAAAGATCTGGTCATGCAGAGGCAGTGCGCGGGATAATGAGATGGAGTTGGATTAAGCATTGATTCCACCGTTGCTGGAAACAGGTTGTGCTAGTCTGTCCTTTTGCTGATCTGTCCTTCCAAGCTCTTTACATTTTGATGATGCTATTTTATTGTGTCTATATAACCCTTGGCCTTTGAAATACTAGATTACCCGTTGCGCCAAAATATTTGTATTTGTTAGTAACTTTAGGTTTAGGGTACGAATTGTAATCCTTTTATATGAAAAATTAAGAAAGACTTATATTTCAAAATATATATTTGAGCATGCATAATTAGTTATGTTATTCGGGTAACATGCAGCGCCAAATGGCGCAAGGTCCCATTTAAAACCCAGAGTGCTTTGAAAAGGATGGTCTTTCTTTGTAACATTAGGTTTTAGCAACCACCTAGGGCATCAATTGAAACCCTTGGATGAAAAATTAATGAGGATTTCTCTTTGAAAAATATATACTTGAGCGTGCGCAATTTGGAATCGAACACATTTGGAAACATGGGGTTGAAATAGATGTTAACATAGTTAATACCTTGCATAAGATAGCATATGATAAGATAGAATCAACGGTACCCTTCTTCCATAAGGATTCAGTAAACTTCATTACATGGAAACATAGAGCCAACAAAATATTTCTTGACCAGGAAGTGTCTTTGATTTGCTCTTCATTTGCTATTGAAGCGGCTGGAACAATGCTCTCCTTGCAGCTCTTTGCCCAGACATCTTTGGTATTGGAAAATGAAGTGGACATTACTTCAGCTGGTGGTATGTTCAGCCTTTTTCTGTTAAATGGAAGAGCTGCCTCTGACGATGCCACTAATTGTTCATTGGGTTCTTGAAGAGAAAAGTTCTCTCAACAAAGCATCCGACAGAAATAACCATAAGAGAAACACAAGCAGTCCATAAGCCAAATTAGAAACAAATGGCCCATCCCACTATAAATAGCACAATGTGCACAACTTATTGATGCTTTCAGGCTAACACATGTTCTTCACGGCTAACTTGGCAGCACGTATAAACACAGAGTTGCAGACTGGGAGAACTGCAGATCGAAAAGTATATCTGATAGGTATGTTTGCCAGGCATGTCATACATTTTCTATAGTACCTTAGTGGAAATTCTTCCAAAAATCATTGGAAAAGATTGCAAGTTTTCAATTAACATTATATCGGTACAGAAGATGTAAGTATTTAGACAAGCATAATTGAATGAGCAGCAGTGCACACTGATCTTTAGACGTAACCTCGTACAGAGAAGCTGGATTGATTCATGTAGCAGAAGTTATGTATCAGCTGGAAACAGAAGGGTGGAAATACAtgctccctctgtccgaaaaagcttgtccctcaaatggatgtatctaagcACCAAGTTAGTACTAGATGCATCCATTTGAGGAACAAgtttgggacaagttttttcggacggagggagtagtaattaccGGAATGGTATAATTTTGATACATCCCACTGTCTCACGTATCATCCTAGCATAGTTGCCAGTCTAGGAATACGTCCTGATCTTGTGTATGTGTTTCTCTAATCGCATGCCTGTAGACATGCCTATCCACCACCTCTTAAATGTTGACAGGGGTTGTATTCATAATCTCATCATCCACAACGTTTTTCCTGAAGGACAAATTAAGTGCAGTCATGTTCGTTTTTTGCTCAGAAAAGGTATTAATATATTCGACTGCAAGTTACCACCACCTGGCCTTTATTTTGGCTGCTATTATTCTCATGTGACAGCAATATAGAACAGCATCAGAATCTTGACAGTATATATCTTGATTTAATAGATGTACTCCCTCTGATTCATATTAGTTGACACACACTTGGTACAACTTTGTAAGTATTAAAGTTGTACTAAGTGtgtgtcaattaatttggatcagagggagtatgaCTCTTTCAAACCAAAGATTCCTAGCTGCTTTTCCAAAATATGCTCACTTTCAGTGTAAGTGTTCAATAGGGAATTTACTAATGGTGTTGGACCGTCAAACAAAGGAAACCTTAATTACCATGGTATCTCTCTGTCTGTATTTGCTTAGAAAATAATTCCCTTGGAAAAAGTGGGGAATCCATAAACAAACAGGAATTCACTTCTAGATTCTTAATTAACCAATGAACTAAAAACAAAGAGGGGTTGATTGGCTGTACCCGTGCACTAAATTGGCAGCCTGTACGCATGTGTTTCTCTAAATTTTGTTCCTATCTTCTGAATACGAAAACAGTTTTGGATTTAGCTATGATTGTAAAAAACTTGATGGCGAGAACTAAGTAGCAACCTTGCAGATCCTATATCCTAATGGTAACCATGGTAAACAGTAACCTAGGCGATAAACAAAGGAGTAGCACCAAGCAGAATGTACCTCAAGTATGCCCCTTCAGACACTGAAATGACTGAGGATAAGCTGTTGCCATTGCCATGGAGAAAATAGCTCCTCTTGAACCTGTGGTTGAATGACCTCCTGATCCTCCCGCTGGGGCATGGGCCGCATGGCCCAATGGCCACCTTCATTCCATCCATCATCATCTGGAGTGTCATTGTTTAACTGGTTGTCATCTGGTTCAAATCCTTGAAGGTTATCAGCATTTTCAGGCAGAGGATGGGGGTCTACACCAGGTGGAGGGAACGGGTCCTCATCAGCTGGCCCTCCCCCAAGCATGTTCTCAAGAAGCACTTCCACAGAGCATTAACTAAAACCCCTCCTCTCGTAGTTTCATCCTTCTCCCACATCATCAACCTACCAAACTTGCTGATCGCATGCGTCAGATCTTCAGTGGTCCAAAAATCAAAAGGGACTCCAGTCAGCAGCAGCCAAACATCTCTGTTAAAATAGGTGCATCTCCAGTTTCTCCCCTCATTGTGTTTGACAAAAGTAAGGAATATATCTCCAAATGCACCTCCAGTCAAGGAAGCTGCCTCTTTTAGCGAGCTAATTGAGGGATTGTTTTCCTTGTTGGACAGCCTTTGATGTTTGTAATGAATGAGACAAGACTGTATGTTTGCAGTAATTTTGGGCTCTCTTTATCCAATGTTTATTCAAGCAAGATGTGGCTCTTGTTTAATGGCAGTTTTTTTTACCATATGTGATTAAATGAGTAGAAACAGAAGTTGGAATATTCTGAATTGGAATATTAGAGGTATTATAATGCTCAGGGAAAGTGGATGCTCTCAAACAAAAAATTGAGGAAAGCTCGGCCTCTATTTTCTGTTTGCAAGAAACCAAGAGAGAACTTTTTGACCAAACCTATCTGAGATATTTCTGCCCTGCTAGACTCAACAAGTTTGCTTTTTTACCTTCGGTTGGAGCATCTGGGGGGCTCATTGTTATCTGGAATGGTTCACTTTTTGAGGGAGAAGTTATTTTCCAAAACAGGTTTTCATTATCCATCCAATTCACCAGTAATATATCTAATCAAAGTTGGGTTCTGACCAATATTTATGGTCCTTGTGTGCATGAAGTAGACTGGATGATCATGGGAGATTTCAACTTCATTAGAAGCCCATCTGATAGAAACAGAGCTGGGGGAGATGTCAATGAGATGCTTCTTTTTAATGAGGCCATTAGCAAAGTAGGTTTGGTTGAGTTGCCCCTAAAAGGCAGACAATTTAGCTGGTCTAATATGCAACTCAGCCCTCTTTTGGAAAAGTTTGACTGGTTCTTCGCCTCTGCAGCTTGGCTTACCTCTTATCCCGACTCTGGTGCTACCCCTTGCTAGACCAATTTCTGATCACCTGCCTTCTATGATCAAAATAGGGACTTCCATTCCTAAATCAAACATTTTCAGGTTTGAAATCTTTTGGCTTCACCACAACACTTTCAAAGAGATGGTGGCCAATGCTTGGCACATACATGTGGGTTACACTGACCCTGCTAATAAAATTATTGCTAAATTTAAGAATTTGAGAAGAGCTATTAAG
This region of Triticum aestivum cultivar Chinese Spring chromosome 2D, IWGSC CS RefSeq v2.1, whole genome shotgun sequence genomic DNA includes:
- the LOC123052147 gene encoding U4/U6 small nuclear ribonucleoprotein PRP4-like protein; this translates as MENPRPLPPAITPPMAPLPVHPPIAPVPVPVPPRAPASTSAAAGGGDDDEVDYEVSDDHRAARERHERAVQELLQRRRAYAMAVPTNDSAVRARLRRLGEPITLFGEGAMERRDRLRALMARLEAEGQFDRLLRAQEDERGASGDDDDEGTEQIKYPFFTEGTNQLLQARIDIAMYSLPRAKARVERAKRRLADLDEDPEAEAALVVKQAADFALERSEIGDDRPLTGCSFSRDASMLATSSWSGIVKVWSMPQIAKIATLKGHTERATDVAFSPVDNCLATASADKTAKLWNSDGSLLMSFDGHLDRLARLAFHPSGKYLGTASFDKTWRLWDINTGTELLLQEGHSRSVYGVSFHPDGSLAASCGFDASARVWDLRSGRLYCTLIGNVKPVLGVGFSPNGHLVATTSEDNFCRIWDLRTRQMLYSIPAHKSLISHVKFEPQEGYYLATSSYDTKAALWSTRDYKPIKSLSGHESNVTSLDISGDGQQIVTVSLDRTIKIWSCRGSARDNEMELD